A window of Rosa rugosa chromosome 7, drRosRugo1.1, whole genome shotgun sequence genomic DNA:
tgttGGTAGGACTTTATTCAATAAAATATAAGAAACAAAGCATTTGGAGTTTTGACCTCATTTCTCTAATATAACATACAAAAATCATTGAGCTTTGTTGTGTCAACTTTAACAGTTAGGTGAAACCATTTACCTTTGTTGTGTCAACTTTAACAATTTAGTGAAATCATCTACCTTTGTTGTGTCAACTTTAACAGTTTAATGAAACCATCTACCTTTGTTGCTACATTTGTTGTGTCAACTTTAACAATTTAGTGAAACCATCTACCTTTGTTGTGTCAACTTTAACAGTTTAATGAAACCATCTACCTTAGGCAGTTTGATTAAAGTAAAAATATGTGTACATCAAATTGAGTTAGGACTAGACTAAATCAAGAGCAATTTCCCGTAACAAAAATGATCTTAATCCCTAAATCAGGGCCTGGTTTGAGCCTGTTGGTGATTGGGCCTGAGGTACTACTCTAGGTCCATTAGGGtttgttatttatattaaaGCTTTTAGTTATATTAATTTATGTTTGCTTGGCAATTGTTGAGTTAATAAGTTACTACCTTTATTTGGTAGGACGCAGTGGGTTTGGTCCCGATCTATGCACTTTGTGTGCCTtgtttgctctaggtaggcggcgactTTTTTGCTCTGGCGAATGGCCGCAACCTTCTAGTGGCAGTAACGtatctgctctaggtaggcggtgagttctttgcttggtcaaatggtcgctaccgcctagtggcaaGGTGAAACCAAGCGTCACCGAATTTATATTctggtggcaacatagtgggaaagttgtgctatttgtaatgatgtttCTTCGTAATAGAGTAATATTTCTGGTATatcaccacaattgtaaagcgaatGGAGTAGTTAGTAGAGCACTAttcgctagttggtgcttgttagaatacattgtTTTAGTTGAGACTCTTGCTATTATTTTAGGATATTCTCataatgcttattgtaatatggggtttagtcccccccccccccccaatatattctgcagtttcattaatcaagggtTGAGAGCAGCCGCACAAGcccttgttcaaaaaaaaaaaaaattcatcggTAATTCTCCTATGCGGATTAACGTGGATGGGAGCTACAGACCTGATTTTGGTGATGGTGGAATTGGGGTTGTTATTCAGGATGAGCACGGTATGTGTCAAGCAGCTATGGCGCGTTATTTTCCTCATGTTCTCTCTGTTTTTCATATGGAGGCAGAGGCATGTAGGGCTGGCCTCCTTTTGGCAATCCACCAAGGGTGGGAGGATTTAGAACTTGAAAGTGATTGCTCACTGATGGTTGTTGCGTTGAACACGAATGTGGAGGACCGATCTGAAGTTGGGCGTATTATCGAtgattgtaagtcatatttgacatCTTTTCACTCAACTCAGATTTGTCATGTCTTCCGTGAAGCAAACGGTGCAGCTCGTAGATTAGCTCACCTTGCTAGTTTAAATTATCTTAATGATGTATGGCTAGAGGAGagtcctgctattattcagaaTGTACTCTATGAGGACAATTGTAACTATAATCGAGGTCAAGGCCCTATGTCCCCCTCGAGGTATGATTCTATTTTAATGCAATAAGTCAGGCGTGtggatgagcctcccagtttggctgggttccaaaccccttcaaaaaaaaaaaaaaaatattataagcAAGTCCATTTCATCAATAACTGTTGACATAGCTCTACGAGCATCTCTGATGTATATcctaattcaatttttatatcACCATTTGCGCTAACTCTAAGGGCAGACtaaaataatttttaataaaaaaaaaattaaggtaaTAAAATGAATTTAGTCAAAAATAAATCAATAACCGAATAAACTAGAATAAATAAAttccaatgaaaaaaaaaaaaaggggagagagagaaagagagtgttTAGGGGGGGACCCTACTTTGGTTAaagagctatatatatatatagttgggCAGCAATTCCAGTGGGAAAGAAGCACAAGTGCAGAGATGGAGGAGTGTAAGCCCACTGAGATCAGCAGCTCAAAGATGTTTGGAGGGTACAACAAGAGATACAAGCACTTCAGTCCTACGCTGGGCTGCTCCATGACCTTCCACATCTATTttcctccttctccttcccCTTCCCCTTCCCACAAATTCCCCGTAAGTACTGTTTTTCCATTTccaaattttcattattttcatACCCAAATCGACTGATAATCTGGGGTTTTATCTGATTTTGATACCCTGTGGGTTATGTGGGtaaattttttgtattttaaggTATCAGTTGTTAAGGGTTTTGCTCTGCTTGTATCTAATTTTTCCGGAGTTGTGTTCTTTGTGCATGTCTTCTGCTTTTTTGGTGTTGACATATACACACGTAAGGACAGACAACCCACAATTGAGAAACCTGGAACTGTGGCTTTCGATCAGTGTAATAATCGAATATTTTTCATACCTCTTTCTAAATGGAAGCAGTTATGCGCTTAATTGACAACGTTGTCTTTGATGAAAAATTCAGTAAAATTTTGTGTTATATGTCATTGTTGTAAGCTTAAAATCTTTTCATTAGTTTCTTGGGAACCTTCGGTAGCTAGAAAGATTTCAGATAGCGTTTCTCTGAGCATTGTTTGGTTAGCATTTGAAAACTACTTTCCGGTGCTTCTTGTAGTATCTTTGCCCCATCATCACTGCTATAAGTTGATGCATTAATAAGCAACAATCAGACTTAACAAATTATATTTGCGTTGATGAGCAGGTTCTTTACTGGCTCTCTGGCCTTACCTGCACAGATGAGAATTTTATAACCAAATCAGGCGCTCAGCGTTCTGCAGCAAAGGAGGGTATTGCTTTGATTGCCCCTGATACATCTCCTAGTAAGTCGAGTTCCCTCCTTGAATCAAATCAGGATTTATCTCGTGAAACTATGGTGTTAATCTTCGCAGCTTGAGCGAGGCAACAATTCTTTTCACTCTGTTTTTAATCttctgaaacttttttttttttttccattgctATATCTTAAAATCCTAGTTGTCTTATTATCCAGGCAAGAAAAAATTGGGAATGCTATAGGTGTATGTTGGAAATTGAAATTCTAATGAGAAGCCACAACTGCATTTATGAAAAGTCTTGTTCGCATTAATTCCCTGCTAGTAGCTAAGCTGTCATATCTTTCATCTACTATGGTTTTCATTTTCCTATAATAAGCTCATTGTAAACCACCATTTGCTGACTATTTCTTCATGTAAACACTTTTAATAGGAGGCTTGTCTATTGAAGGAGAAGCAGATAGCTGGGATTTTGGTGTAGGTATGCAACATTGGACTGTTATATATCATCTTATGAAGTGTTTATGAGAAATTGTGTTACATCCTTGGTAAACTTCTATCACTTTATTCAGAACAGATAGCATCTAAGCAACGGTATTCCAAAATAAGTTATTTGTATATTAAGCATCTAAAATGGAGTCATGactatatgtgtatatatagagaGTGCCCTGTGtataatatttttctttgaATGTAATATATAATGGTAATGAATTCCTTGAAGGTGAAGAGAGAGTAAATAGGTGGAGAATGCCCTATATAATATTCAGATAACTCAGGCCACACAAATATTTTACAAACACAAATCTCCATTGACTGCTACATCCCCTGCAGTGCTTTCATGGCACATATGTTGGACCATTATGAAACATTCTAGATTTCATGTTTAATGTGAAGATGTTGAGGTGCATGAGTGGTCATACTGAATAATAGGTGGGGATTTAGTATTAATGTTTAGTAGTCTCTGCAAAAATAACTACCCTATACGATAGTTTTGATCATGTATTGGGTGGAGGCATAAATGTTTATGTTCAGAAGAGGGAGAAGAAGTAAACATGACCAGGAGGACTGGATGACAAGAATATAAACAGTGAGGAACAATATTTTGATAACAAAATCTGAATCCCACTTTGAGCCACCCATGGCTAGCCAAACTGTATACCTTCACTTGCCTGTTGATGTATCCAGGATTCTACCACCATGACCCCAGAGCAACCATAGGCCGTCCATGCTGCCTTGACAAGCTAATGAAAGCTTGTAATGTTTTGCATTGGTCCATGAGATATATGGTAGGTAGGAAGGGTGGTGTCACTTTGTAGTTGGGGTAAAGGTGAGTTTCGTGTTCTTGTTGTGTTTTTTAGAATggggaagactacaaggatatGGGTCTTCTGAGTTATCTTAAAAAATCTTCCTTACCCATCTTTCATCAACATCCCAATCCTATGGCTGCAATTTTGTTTGATGTATGAACCAAAGGAGCCTTAAAAGTTAAGGTGCCTgcttttctttcaaaattttATGGTGCCAATAATAGGTAAAAAAACACCATTGTCATAGATCCTGCCAAACTTTTTAGATGGCATTGCCCATACGCTGGTTATAAAAATTTGTCTGCATATTTTTTTGGAATGACATTGACCcaagttttcttttttctttgagaacCCAAACTGTCTTTTGAAGTTAAGCAAGTTCAATTCGTAAACAAACTCTTATGTCAAATTTTCATTATGTAATCAAAATCCACTTTCTTTGAATATATTTTCGTTTAAAGGAAATTTGAtgccttgttttcttttattaaaaagaaaattttccaCTTAGAGGGTCAGTTATACCAAACACTTGAATTCCATGTTAAACGTATCACCTTTCTATTGTGTTACTTTAGACTGAATTTATTCTCTATGGATTATAGATACCTCTCCATGATTTAATTTGTGACTGCTCTTTTTAAGTAGTCCTTTTCATCTTTCCTTTTCTTAATTAAGGTATAATTGGATCTTTGGAGCTGAATGGACCTTACATGTTCTTCAATGTTTGACAACTGGGAATTAAACATATCACATGAGCTGATCAAGTAACCTCTGGGCTTTCTTCTAGCAATTTTATCACCCCCTTTAAACTATTAAACTCTTCTGATCCATTTCTATGACGTTGGAAAAACTTTTATGCCGAGTGATGCTTTTGATTCACTCACTTCTATGCTGAGTGAAGCATGGAAGAGAAGTTAAATGTTTTCTCGACCAAATCGAAGTGCATGAGCATGCTGAGTACTTAAAATATTCCAAATTTTCATTATAATGTTTTCTTGACCATTATAATAGAAAAATTGTCCTCATGGGCTTTTAGTAGTTTTAGCTGTGTATATATTCCAAATCGAAAATTTGCTTGAGGACCTAGAGTTCTGTTCATGCAAAAGGTTTGATCTTCTGATATTTCCTAGCTATAGTTTTTCCTTCTTTGTTTTTCCATGCAGATCATAAATACCCAATGCTAAATTATCTTTCATGCATCTtcccaaaaacaaataaaataaaatgagtgACATTTTTTGCAGCAACTTCTTGCATGCAATACATTCCGACAAGCTTGGCATGGTAGTTTGTGAGCACTTAGTGATATGTGTAAAGAGCCATCACTGAATTTTGTCTGTGCATTCTATTATTTTCTCAAACAGGTGCTGGATTTTATCTCAATGCTACCCAGGAGAAATGGAAGAACTGGCGTATGTATGATTATGTAGTCAAGGAGTTGCCCAAACTTCTGAATGAAAATTTTCCACAGCTTGATACATTGCGGGCATCTATATCTGGTCACTCAATGGGTGGACATGGTGCTTTGACAATCTACCTGAAAAACCTAGACAAATATAAGGTAGTaaatcttttaaaaaaaatattaaaaaaactgTATTAAATAGCTTTGTATAATTTTGTTTTCTACATTTAATGCAATTATTGGAATGGATCTTGTTGCTATCACTGTAGAATCTTACATTGGTTCTAACTCCTTTCTGTGACTTTTAATTCACTAATTCTCCAGTCAGTATCTGCCTTCGCACCAATTGTGAATCCTATCAACTGCCCATGGGGTCAGAAAGCTTTCTCAAATTATCTAGGTGGCAATAAAGCTGACTGGGAGGTAAGTCAAGAAATCTAGTTAATCAATTATTTGTTATGATCTTCTGGTCCCTACTTTGTAACAAGCTGTATGCAAAAATGCAGGAATATGATGCCACTTGCCTAGTTAAGAAGTTTAATGATGTGTCAGCCACCATTTTAATTGATCAGGTATGATTTGTGTCATGCAATATTTGCCAGCTGTGATTTTCATTGTTTGTCTTTCTTGATACGATAATTGTTTAACTTTGTTGGTTTACCACTGTTTCCAAAACCTTAAGATGGTGCATGCATGCCTACTATATTTTAATTGTTTCTCTTAGTGCTTTCATGCAATTCAATGTAGACTGAGAGGTTGCAGTTGCAAGAGTCTGAACTAACTACATAGGATCATTACTCTGATTTCGtattagatttttatttttttggttatcAGTCTGTCAGAAACCTTTAGTTAGGACGCAGGCCAATTGCCTTTTTATACTAAAGAAATTTCCTTGAAAGTGCTATTGATTTGAAGATGCATCACAAATTTGCATTCAGCATTGTAGGTAAATTTTTTATGATACAACTTGGTAGAGGAGAGAAGTAACaagaacccttttttttttttcccctaaaaCCTTTAGAAATTAGTTGCGGTATTGGATCATTGTGGTTGATCATGTCAATCCCGTAAATGGTTCTTTACTTTTATTATGTTTCATTCTTACTATTCCCATATTGATCAATGGAAAACTGGAGGCTGCTTCATCTCTCATGAGCTTAACAGTCTGGTCACACAACAGTCCCAAGACCTTTATGCTTGAAGGTGCTGGTACTTAATACTAGAGTTGCTGCATAGACTTGAGCCCCTGAGGCTAGACCATGCGATGAGTGGCGTATGAAAAGCGTTAGTATTAGGTTGAGTCATGGGTTTGATCCCATCCTATGTtattaaaaaccaaaaaagttTACAGTTTATGTGGCCTAGTGACAACAGATGCCAAAATTCAAACTCATGCTAGGCATAAGCACAGGGTTTTTAATTATGAGCATAGTGTCTTTGCATTACAAAAAAGGGATTTGGAATCTAtgaacaacaacaataataatGATTACTTTATCTACCAGAGGTTGCTGCCATCACTAGGCCCTTTTTGTGTAGATTTTATTTGTGTTTATTAACCAGTGAAGCTAATTAGTCATTACTATTATTTTTGGCGAAGGGGGAGGATGACAAATTCTTGCATGATCAGCTACTACCACATAAGTTTGCTGAGGCATGCAGCAGTGCTAAAGTTCCACTTCTACTGCGTACCCAGCCCGGTTATGATCACTCATACTATTTCATTTCTACCTTCATAGACGATCACATCAGTCACCATGCTCAAGCTGTTAAACTGCCTACACCACCATGAAAGTTGTGCTTGTTATGAATCTAGAACCGAGAAAGCTTTAAGAACTTTGGATAATATCTGCTTCTTTGCTCTtatattttgtttctttgaCGATACATGTTTCGGAGAAATATGTGTTATCCATGATGTGCAGTTTATGCCTTTTAATAATAACTTGTCTAAATGGTGAATTTCCTAATGTCCGTAATACTGGTTATTCTCATAGAATGGCATTCTCCCTGCTATATATTTTGGGCATTGTTTCATGGTGAGAACAGAGGATTCGCATGAATACCGTTTTAGGATTGTAGTGCTCTTACAATTGGTACAACTATTTTGCAAACTAATGCAACCCAAATGCATGTAGATGGGTCTATTCACACTCATTTTTGGGATCTTTAAACCGATGCGAAATGTCAATGAATGGagtagcacttttttttttttttttttttttttaggacagAATGGCACTCTTTCATATTTGGAAACATTGAGCTCAATTTCAAATTCACATTTATCTTGTTCTTATCAATAAATTCCTCATGGCATAACAGAAGATATTGTATATATTGATTTATCTATCTTGCATTTTAAGCGACACCTGCAAGGTGATGGAAATCTCAATTTGAATCGAATAGAATACCTTCTGTAGTGTGTGTGTTGTTTCATGGAAAATTAACCACAGTTCAACCCTCGTCAACCACTACCCTTTTGACTTTCACAAAACAATGTAGAACAATTATAAGGAAATTAGGCAAGGTGCATGGTCAAACCAAATACTTGAACATTATTATACTAGAGCAGTTGAGCACATAGAACTGTACCACTAAAGTTCACTAGCAAACCAGCACAAATATTACATTAGACTCTAGCGGAGAAATCATAATAGTCTTTCTTCATTAACACACCCTCTCTCTATGCGATGAGGAAAGGCAAAACAATCAACATGAAGTCCTCGTAACTAAAAGTTGCATGACCAGTGTATGCTTTGTCCTTCTCCTTAAACTTCTCAGTTAACCCCTGCAAGAGACACAATAAACAATAGGAAAGTGAATTTCCATCAAACTTATTGGTTAACCCGTGAATTTTCATCTTTACTCCCTACTTCTTTTCCCCTGAGGGAGTTAAACCTTTTTCTTAGGTATTTAATATCCCAGAGTTTAAGGGGATGTGAAATGGGTACAAGGCGTCTCCCAggtgaaaaagcaaaaaaatacaGGATTCTTCTTTTAAAATTGGCTATGAGCTAAAGGTAAAAAGTTCAACACTTCAACCATGGTGCAATCCTAAAACCATAATACTCGCACAATCACAGTAGTAGTAGTAATATAAGTGAATGCAAAGAATCAGCAAATAAGATTTAGACACAAGTAAGCTCACCTTAACAGTAAGACAACACCTGCATTtcaccaaaacaaaaagaagcaaTGATTTCAGATTCAGCGATTTGAGTGATCAAAGAAGATGGAAATAGaccaccaaaagaaaaaacgaAACGAACAAAGTTAAGAAAAGGGGAGAGAACGTACTCGATGAAATTATCATATTCAATGGCCTTCATGTGGCCTCCAGTCTTATCAAACTTGGACACCAGCAAATCCAAAACCGCAGGTGAGACAGAAAATCCCAGACTCCCCAATGCATCTCTCAACTCATTTGAGTCAATTTTCCCACTCCTGTCTCTGTCGAACTTCTCAAATATTCCCTAATCCACCCAATTACACAACACTAAGTAAATCCAAATTTCACACACACAAAAGTACAAagcatttcaacaaaaaaaaaaaaaaaaaaaattaccctcCAGTTCTGAAGACTGTAAAACACAGCAGTGAATTCCTTAGGCCCTGTATTCACAATTTACCCAAAACAAGAAATCAATAAAAGTTACTGACTGTTTAATTTCATATATATTGGTCCATGACTCCATTCTCTGAATAGTCCTATTATTAAAATATGTGGGCCACGCAATTTATCCGTTACGGGCCCAAATACAAAATAAACGCGGTTGGATTACGCGGACACGTGAAACATCGCGTGGCAAGAGATCATCGAGGGGCATCACCGACATTTCACATTCCCAATGCATGGACGACTCGGCATCCGTCAGATCACTGACCCCCACGACCAAAACGGTGCCGTATTGAGACTACTCGGGCTGATCAACCACCGGGAGCAACCCTAATTCTGAGAGTAGGATCGGCCAATTtggaggagaaaagaagtaaaattaGAGATAGAAATGGTTTTACCGATCTTTCTGGTGTTGGTCTGGGTGAAGAGATACATGAGAAGATGAACAGTCCTCAAGCTGAAGCTCTGATTGTACGACGAGAGCGCCTTCTGCAACTCCTTGTCGTCGATGAGCCCGCTGCCGTCCTGATCAGCAATCTGGAAGCAAGCCACCACGTTCGGGTCCGTACCGGGCGGGAACGACGACGGCACCAGAGCACCAAAGGGGCTTCCGTAGCCCGGAGCCGAGGCCGGGGCCGGGTATCCGCCGCCGCCGTGTTGTGGAGGAGCCGCGTACGGAGCACCGTATCCGGCGCCTCCGCCGCTGCTTCCGTGAGGAGGAGCGGCGTAGGGCGCGGAGGGAGCTCCGTACGGGGAGGAGGCCTGGTGTTGTTGGGGTTGGTGTTGGGCGGCAGGAGGAGGTGCGCCGTAGGGAGGGGAGGCGGCGTAGGGTTTGCCGGGCGGAGGGGCGCTGCCGTAGCCGTAGTTTGGCGGTGGTTGTGGGTATCCGGACATCTTTGGTTGCTCTCTGTAGACTGTGAGAATAGTGAAATTGGGTTTTTGGTCTACCAGGGCCACATAGATTTATCATTTATATGGATGCAAGCTCAGACATTGGGTGTAAATTACAGCGTTGCCCTTTGTTTCAAAatatttcctttctttttctattaTTCCTTATGCaccaagtctttttttttttttttcctctcttgttTAATTCGTAGCAATATCAAAAGATTCTCAAGTCTAACAACTAACAATCAATAACAATAAAAATAGGAAGTTCTTGGTGTTGGGTGAAATGAACGAGGGTGTGAAATTAGACCGGAATTAAGATATCTATCTTTTAATCCATGACATAATTAGAAAAGTAATGGTAATGATCCAACATACTGTTGGAGTAGATTATCAAAAATAGTTTTCTACTTTCCTTGAttacaatttttggttttaaggCGTCCAGTCATAGTGTCATTAATACCGTGTTGGTTATGTGTCTAAATCTCATTAGCATCATGAATGAGTCagtaaaacagaaaagtttgTTTTGAAACTCTCGAGAATGAGTTTGTTTGATCCTTCTCAGCACTAGCATCCTTTTACATTCTAATTTCTCTTTTCCATTTTGTTAGTAAACATTGGAGTGTTCTTATCTTGTTTACTTGATGAACAAAAAAACTATCATGACAATGCCGCTGAGAAGGGAAATCAGAAAAACAATTGGAACTATTTCTGAAAGGTGCAAGATGAAGCCGACAAAGGAGAGCCCCGTCATCATCATCCTCAACTAGAGAAGGGAGAAACCCCAACTCTTCCACCCAAAATTTTAGTGCCGCCGCCCAGAAACCCTAGCGAGACCCTCATCCTCTTTGAGAGAGTAAGAAAAAACACATTAAAGATTTTCGCCTTCATAGCTAAAAGTAATTCTACTTTAGCTTTTATTTGGTCATGTAGAGACTCTATGTCTTTGAAGTCTGCGGGAGGCAGATTTAGGAGGATAGGTTGCTATTATGACTAGTTGCGCAGCCCTATTGGAGCACTTTTGGTGCTCTATGGGTGGCCCTGGACATCCGGTTTTAGAGGGTTGTTGGAGGCGCACGGGGACAACTGGGTCGGATCTGCAAATGGTTATGATGGCTAACATGGTATGGGTACTAGGTGCCTGGACTTCGACAGAGTTGGAGAGATCTCAAGTTTGAGAAATATCACCAAGGATACCCACACATCCTGTGCCATTTGATTGTAAGCATGGGTTGTGTAGGGTTATTTTGGATGagcttctttgtttttaaaaagGTTGAATTGCTTAGGTAATGAGTCTTTTATCAGTCTCATTAGAATATGTTGTTATGTGTAATTTCACTAATCAATAAATGAGTTGGCATGATTTCTAACttacttaggggggtgtattgtatatggaattactGGCATTTTTAAAGAagtctatggaatttaaaagtctgggtgtattcaatacaGACTTTTAACAATccataaaagtctgggtgtattcaattaggattttaaaAGATctttatgaattccaccaaagtctaggtgtattca
This region includes:
- the LOC133723110 gene encoding uncharacterized protein LOC133723110, encoding MRINVDGSYRPDFGDGGIGVVIQDEHGMCQAAMARYFPHVLSVFHMEAEACRAGLLLAIHQGWEDLELESDCSLMVVALNTNVEDRSEVGRIIDDCKSYLTSFHSTQICHVFREANGAARRLAHLASLNYLNDVWLEESPAIIQNVLYEDNCNYNRGQGPMSPSRYDSILMQ
- the LOC133722359 gene encoding S-formylglutathione hydrolase, with protein sequence MEECKPTEISSSKMFGGYNKRYKHFSPTLGCSMTFHIYFPPSPSPSPSHKFPVLYWLSGLTCTDENFITKSGAQRSAAKEGIALIAPDTSPRGLSIEGEADSWDFGVGAGFYLNATQEKWKNWRMYDYVVKELPKLLNENFPQLDTLRASISGHSMGGHGALTIYLKNLDKYKSVSAFAPIVNPINCPWGQKAFSNYLGGNKADWEEYDATCLVKKFNDVSATILIDQGEDDKFLHDQLLPHKFAEACSSAKVPLLLRTQPGYDHSYYFISTFIDDHISHHAQAVKLPTPP
- the LOC133721600 gene encoding calcium-binding protein CBP-like, which gives rise to MSGYPQPPPNYGYGSAPPPGKPYAASPPYGAPPPAAQHQPQQHQASSPYGAPSAPYAAPPHGSSGGGAGYGAPYAAPPQHGGGGYPAPASAPGYGSPFGALVPSSFPPGTDPNVVACFQIADQDGSGLIDDKELQKALSSYNQSFSLRTVHLLMYLFTQTNTRKIGPKEFTAVFYSLQNWRGIFEKFDRDRSGKIDSNELRDALGSLGFSVSPAVLDLLVSKFDKTGGHMKAIEYDNFIECCLTVKGLTEKFKEKDKAYTGHATFSYEDFMLIVLPFLIA